In Gordonia phthalatica, one genomic interval encodes:
- a CDS encoding ABC transporter substrate-binding protein — MSSPRGPMRLGIRLLSVLAAAIAVVGLAACSSDGSTDSGTDLRVAAIGFGDVDTLLSLGIQPVAVAPWSKDATQVVGEWSKPLLSSDPALISGNGSELSSEAVEKIAASRPDIIVAVNTGYDDATYKKLAAIAKTVVKRPAGYEAWTVPWEEQVKAIAMGVNKADEGDALITKTKAELAKAAESRPDLAYYGNAVVLPKADGSLYAYASSDGRGQTMNAIGAPILPRIDELAGKAFYTEVSTENLAILGDVGTMVYLDYGTKVTNDAAFRALKVVRDKHVVTVDRSLGEAMSMPNPVTLKWVADKLLPQLPTVQKR, encoded by the coding sequence ATGTCATCTCCACGAGGCCCCATGCGCCTGGGCATTCGACTGCTCTCCGTACTCGCCGCCGCGATCGCCGTCGTCGGCCTGGCCGCCTGCAGCTCCGACGGCTCCACCGACTCCGGCACCGACCTGCGCGTCGCCGCGATCGGCTTCGGTGACGTCGACACCCTGCTGAGCCTCGGCATCCAACCGGTCGCCGTCGCGCCGTGGTCCAAGGACGCGACCCAGGTGGTCGGCGAATGGTCCAAGCCGCTGCTGAGCTCCGATCCCGCACTCATCTCCGGCAACGGCTCCGAGCTGTCGAGCGAGGCCGTCGAGAAGATCGCCGCCAGCCGCCCGGACATCATCGTCGCGGTCAACACCGGCTACGACGACGCCACCTACAAGAAGCTCGCGGCGATCGCCAAGACCGTCGTCAAGCGTCCCGCAGGCTACGAGGCGTGGACCGTCCCGTGGGAGGAGCAGGTCAAGGCCATCGCGATGGGCGTGAACAAGGCCGATGAGGGCGATGCGCTGATCACGAAGACGAAGGCCGAACTCGCGAAGGCCGCCGAGTCCCGCCCCGACCTCGCCTACTACGGCAACGCCGTCGTGCTGCCGAAGGCCGACGGCTCGCTGTACGCGTACGCGTCATCGGACGGTCGCGGCCAGACCATGAACGCGATCGGCGCCCCGATCCTGCCCCGCATCGACGAGCTCGCGGGCAAGGCGTTCTACACCGAGGTGTCCACGGAGAACCTCGCGATCCTCGGCGACGTCGGCACCATGGTGTACCTCGACTACGGCACGAAAGTCACCAACGACGCCGCCTTCCGGGCGCTCAAGGTGGTCCGCGACAAGCACGTCGTGACCGTCGACCGAAGCCTCGGCGAGGCCATGTCGATGCCGAATCCGGTGACCCTGAAGTGGGTCGCCGACAAGCTGCTGCCGCAGCTGCCCACGGTGCAGAAACGGTAG
- a CDS encoding FecCD family ABC transporter permease translates to MPLVELRTASPGHDRRPGAAVRRRRVCGLFALLVAVAAAAVASILVGSNMVSASLIWDGLWHPFITDGVPADPALNEAAIIAQTVRVPRTLLAVIVGAALGVAGALMQGHTRNPIADPGLLGVTQGAALAVVLAIFVGGITSPMQYVWFAFAGAAIASVVVFGLSSIGGATASPLTLILAGTGVAFFLSAMTSAVALSDERSLDALRFWNAGSVAGRGYDVIVAVVPFIALGLILAVANAPALNLLNLGDDIARGLGQNVDVARTVGIVAITLLAGAGTAACGSIAFLGLVVPHVARFITGPDHRWLIPYSAVAGALILLLADIVGRLVAWPGELESGIVVSLVGAPCFVALVWWKRAVRL, encoded by the coding sequence ATGCCCTTGGTTGAGTTGCGGACCGCATCCCCCGGTCACGATAGACGGCCCGGTGCCGCCGTCCGCCGGCGCCGCGTGTGCGGCCTGTTCGCACTCCTCGTCGCGGTGGCCGCCGCCGCTGTCGCGTCGATCCTGGTCGGTTCCAACATGGTGTCGGCATCGCTGATCTGGGACGGGCTCTGGCATCCGTTCATCACCGACGGCGTCCCGGCCGATCCGGCGCTCAACGAGGCGGCGATCATCGCCCAGACCGTCCGCGTCCCCCGCACCCTGCTCGCGGTGATCGTCGGAGCGGCGCTCGGTGTCGCGGGCGCTCTGATGCAGGGCCACACCCGGAATCCGATCGCCGACCCCGGACTGCTCGGTGTGACGCAGGGCGCCGCCCTGGCCGTCGTGCTGGCGATCTTCGTCGGCGGGATCACCTCACCGATGCAGTACGTGTGGTTCGCCTTCGCGGGCGCCGCGATCGCTTCGGTGGTGGTGTTCGGTCTGTCGAGCATCGGCGGGGCGACGGCGTCGCCGCTGACCCTGATCCTCGCGGGCACCGGCGTCGCCTTCTTCCTCAGCGCGATGACCTCTGCCGTGGCCCTCAGCGACGAGCGATCGCTGGACGCCCTGCGCTTCTGGAACGCGGGGTCGGTGGCCGGCCGCGGGTACGACGTCATCGTCGCGGTGGTCCCGTTCATCGCCCTCGGACTGATCCTCGCCGTCGCGAACGCACCGGCGCTGAACTTGCTGAACCTGGGCGACGACATCGCCCGCGGGCTCGGCCAGAACGTCGACGTCGCCCGCACCGTCGGCATCGTCGCGATCACTCTCCTCGCCGGGGCGGGCACCGCGGCCTGCGGCAGCATCGCGTTCCTCGGTCTGGTGGTGCCGCACGTCGCGCGGTTCATCACCGGCCCCGATCACCGCTGGTTGATCCCCTACTCCGCGGTCGCGGGCGCATTGATCCTGCTGCTGGCCGACATCGTCGGCCGCCTGGTCGCCTGGCCGGGCGAGCTGGAGTCCGGCATCGTCGTCTCGCTGGTCGGTGCACCGTGCTTCGTCGCGCTGGTCTGGTGGAAGCGGGCGGTGCGACTGTGA